Proteins from one Hemicordylus capensis ecotype Gifberg chromosome 7, rHemCap1.1.pri, whole genome shotgun sequence genomic window:
- the LOC128332691 gene encoding cytochrome P450 2C20-like has product MGLLGAVPLLLLSCITFFLALLWRSHRSRSKLPPGPTPLPFVGNLLLQVDIRDLIGSFHRLHQQYGPVFTIHMGSRPVVVLCGYEAVKEALVDHAEAFGGRGLTTGLENDLNNFGIITTNGERWRQMRRFSLSTLRNFGMGKRSIEERIQEEAQFLVEALKKTEGRPFDPTFHLGHAVSNVICSVVFGTRFDYEDKDFTTLLNLISQIIQLVLSTKAQLAVCFPELMRIVPGSHHRQSEYEEELVRFVSKRIQMHRESLDPNCPQDFIDSFLTKMEQEKNNPASEFHDKNLMASVLHLFIAGAETVSTTLRYGLLFLLRYPEIEAKVQEEIDRVIGRNRDPCMEDRSRMPYTDAVIHEILRFVDINPLGTPHSVTSDTHFRGYTIPKGTTVFTFLTTVLRDPQHFETPMKFNPGHFLDEDGAFKKSEAFLAFSAGKRVCPGESLARMELFLFLIMLLQNFHLKKLHDGEEVNILPQKQSAGNHPRPYRICMVPRNKA; this is encoded by the exons CGGAGCggtgccccttctcctgctctccTGCATCACCTTCTTCCTCGCCCTGCTCTGGAGGAGTCACCGCAGCAGGAGCAAGCTGCCCCCAGGCCCCACCCCGCTGCCTTTCGTGGGCAACCTGTTGCTCCAGGTGGACATTCGGGATCTCATTGGGTCTTTCCACAGG CTCCATCAGCAATATGGGCCAGTCTTCACCATCCACATGGGCTCCCGGCCCGTCGTCGTGCTGTGTGGCTATGAAGCCGTCAAGGAAGCCCTCGTAGATCACGCAGAAGCCTTCGGGGGAAGGGGACTCACGACAGGGCTAGAAAACGACCTGAACAATTTCG GGATCATCACCACCAACGGGGAGCGCTGGAGACAGATGCGCCGCTTCTCCCTCTCCACCCTCCGGAACTTTGGGATGGGGAAGAGATCCATCGAGGAGCGGATCCAGGAGGAGGCCCAGTTCCTGGTGGAGGCCCTGAAGAAAACGGAAG GGCGTCCCTTTGACCCCACCTTTCACCTCGGCCATGCCGTCTCCAATGTCATCTGCTCGGTGGTTTTTGGCACCCGCTTTGACTATGAGGACAAGGACTTCACCACTCTGCTGAACCTGATCAGCCAAATCATCCAGCTGGTGCTTTCCACCAAGGCTCAG CTGGCGGTGTGTTTCCCAGAGCTGATGCGCATCGTGCCCGGCTCCCACCACAGACAGAGCGAGTACGAGGAAGAATTAGTTCGCTTCGTCTCCAAGAGGATACAGATGCACCGCGAGTCCCTCGATCCAAACTGCCCCCAGGACTTCATCGACTCCTTCCTCACCAAAATGGAGCAG GAGAAAAACAACCCAGCTTCCGAGTTCCATGACAAGAACCTGATGGCTTCCGTCCTCCATCTGTTCATCGCAGGGGCAGAGACCGTCAGTACCACACTCCGATAcgggctcctcttcctcctccgatACCCAGAAATAGAAG CAAAAGTCCAAGAGGAGATTGACCGGGTCATCGGGAGGAACCGCGACCCCTGCATGGAGGACCGTAGCCGGATGCCCTACACCGATGCCGTCATCCACGAGATCCTGCGGTTTGTGGACATCAACCCACTGGGGACCCCGCATTCAGTGACCAGCGACACACACTTCCGGGGCTACACTATTCCCAAG GGCACCACTGTCTTCACTTTTCTGACAACTGTCCTGCGTGACCCCCAGCACTTTGAGACACCCATGAAGTTCAATCCTGGCCACTTCCTGGACGAAGACGGGGCTTTCAAgaagagtgaggccttcctggcATTTTCGGCAG GGAAAAGGGTTTGCCCAGGGGAAAGCCTGGCCCGCATGGAGCTCTTCCTCTTTCTCATCATGCTGTTGCAAAACTTCCACCTGAAGAAGCTCCATGACGGTGAGGAAGTCAACATTTTGCCACAAAAGCAAAGTGCCGGGAATCATCCTCGCCCCTACCGGATTTGCATGGTTCCCCGCAACAAGGCCTGA